A genomic region of Anaerobacillus alkaliphilus contains the following coding sequences:
- the xylA gene encoding xylose isomerase, translating to MTYFKNINKITFEGPSSNNPLAYKYYNPEETINGKRMEDFMRFAVSYWHTFTGEGTDPFGQATMVRPYNKLSGLDLAKARVEASFEFFEKLDVPYFCFHDYDIAPETDNLSETFKNLDAIVAMIKDYMKTSKTKLLWNTANMFSHPRWLHGAATAPNADVFAYAAAKVKKGLEVGKELGSENYVFWGGREGYETLLNTNMKLELDNLARFFHMAKDYANEIGFDAQFLIEPKPKEPTKHQYDFDVATGMAFLQQYGLQDVFKFNIEANHATLAGHTFEHELHVARINGMLGSVDANQGDPLLGWDTDEFPTDLYSTTLAMYEIIKNDGLGTGGLNFDAKVRRGSFDPEDLFHAHIAGMDAFAIGTKVAQRLLEDRVLEDFIADRYSSFTSGIGLDIVEGKANFHSLEKHALGLGEITNKSGRQEFLKATLNKYILEAYATVLK from the coding sequence ATGACGTATTTCAAAAACATTAATAAAATTACATTTGAAGGTCCTAGCTCAAATAACCCACTTGCGTATAAATATTATAACCCTGAAGAAACGATTAATGGTAAGAGAATGGAAGACTTTATGCGCTTTGCCGTTTCTTATTGGCACACGTTTACTGGCGAAGGTACAGATCCTTTTGGTCAGGCAACAATGGTTCGTCCTTACAACAAGTTATCAGGTCTTGACTTAGCAAAGGCTCGTGTAGAAGCTTCATTTGAGTTCTTTGAAAAACTAGATGTGCCATATTTCTGTTTCCATGACTATGATATTGCGCCTGAAACAGATAACTTAAGTGAAACATTCAAAAACCTTGATGCGATTGTAGCAATGATTAAAGACTACATGAAAACAAGCAAAACAAAATTATTATGGAATACAGCGAACATGTTCTCCCACCCACGCTGGTTACATGGCGCTGCTACTGCTCCAAACGCAGATGTATTTGCTTATGCTGCTGCAAAAGTAAAGAAGGGCTTAGAAGTTGGTAAAGAATTAGGTTCTGAAAACTATGTATTCTGGGGTGGTCGTGAAGGATACGAAACATTACTTAATACAAACATGAAGCTTGAATTAGACAACCTAGCGCGTTTCTTCCATATGGCAAAAGATTATGCGAACGAAATTGGCTTTGATGCACAATTCCTAATTGAGCCAAAACCAAAAGAGCCAACGAAGCATCAATATGACTTCGATGTAGCAACTGGTATGGCATTCTTACAACAATACGGTTTACAAGATGTATTTAAATTTAACATCGAAGCGAACCATGCAACATTAGCTGGTCATACGTTCGAGCACGAATTACATGTAGCACGTATTAACGGTATGTTAGGTTCTGTTGACGCTAACCAAGGTGATCCATTACTTGGCTGGGATACAGATGAATTCCCAACTGATCTTTATTCAACAACATTAGCAATGTATGAAATCATCAAAAATGATGGATTAGGAACTGGTGGATTAAACTTTGACGCAAAAGTTCGTCGTGGTTCATTTGATCCAGAAGATTTATTCCATGCTCATATTGCTGGAATGGATGCATTTGCGATTGGAACAAAAGTAGCGCAACGTTTACTTGAAGATCGAGTGTTAGAAGACTTTATTGCAGATCGCTACAGCAGTTTCACAAGCGGTATTGGTCTTGACATCGTAGAAGGAAAAGCAAACTTCCACTCATTAGAGAAACATGCATTAGGTCTTGGTGAAATTACGAACAAGTCAGGCAGACAAGAATTCTTAAAAGCTACGTTAAACAAATATATCCTTGAAGCTTACGCAACAGTTTTGAAGTAA
- a CDS encoding M24 family metallopeptidase has translation MLKEVISQKEDMNRKLENVRGFLEEYDYDAVFYQRQDNFAWLTSGGHNGILYNSENGQCGLLVTKQVVYLITNSSEKPRVVNEEISSLPIQVIDYPWYESISSTVWKTVRKGRVASDTPLEGMDLKTEELSKLRYSLTELEISRYKYLGEKAATLLEDYCKTIKTGQTELEIAAGLNQIYFSNGLLPTVTLVGCDDRIDLFRHPVATSKAFHKKCMVVSCVSFKGLTVAMTRMVYSGKIPDPLHDKFSLTARIEAELISKSTVGASTLQIFEEMKRLYEEAGYYGEWKFHHQGGAIGYQNRDYLLTPTDAKIIQADQAFAWNPSIKGTKSEDTIIVGEKSPEIITVSKSDWPQLSLKVTNGLTIKRPGILEI, from the coding sequence ATGCTTAAAGAAGTCATATCACAAAAAGAGGACATGAATAGAAAGCTTGAAAATGTAAGGGGTTTCTTGGAAGAGTACGATTATGATGCTGTATTTTACCAGCGTCAAGATAATTTCGCTTGGTTAACTAGTGGTGGACACAATGGAATTCTTTATAACAGTGAGAACGGTCAATGCGGTTTACTAGTTACAAAGCAAGTGGTGTACTTAATCACCAATTCCAGTGAAAAACCACGTGTAGTCAACGAAGAAATATCTTCATTGCCAATTCAAGTCATTGATTACCCTTGGTATGAAAGCATCAGTTCCACTGTTTGGAAAACTGTGAGAAAAGGAAGAGTTGCCTCTGACACCCCTTTAGAAGGAATGGATCTTAAAACAGAAGAACTGAGTAAATTGCGATACTCGCTGACTGAGTTAGAAATTTCAAGATATAAGTATTTGGGAGAAAAAGCGGCAACCCTTCTTGAGGATTATTGTAAGACGATTAAAACTGGTCAAACAGAGTTAGAAATTGCTGCCGGTCTTAATCAGATCTACTTTTCAAATGGTTTGCTACCGACAGTAACATTAGTCGGATGCGATGACCGCATTGATTTGTTTCGTCATCCAGTAGCAACATCGAAGGCCTTTCACAAAAAATGCATGGTTGTATCTTGTGTTTCGTTCAAAGGGCTAACAGTTGCCATGACGAGAATGGTCTATTCAGGAAAAATACCTGATCCGTTGCACGATAAGTTTTCTCTTACTGCTAGAATAGAGGCTGAATTAATCTCAAAATCAACCGTAGGGGCGTCGACCTTACAAATTTTTGAGGAAATGAAAAGATTGTACGAGGAAGCAGGCTATTATGGTGAATGGAAATTCCATCATCAAGGAGGAGCCATCGGCTACCAAAATAGGGACTATCTACTAACACCAACAGATGCCAAAATCATTCAAGCTGACCAAGCTTTTGCTTGGAATCCATCTATAAAAGGAACTAAATCGGAGGATACTATTATAGTTGGTGAGAAATCCCCTGAAATCATTACAGTATCAAAAAGTGACTGGCCGCAATTGAGTCTTAAAGTAACTAATGGACTCACCATAAAACGCCCTGGCATTTTAGAAATATAA
- a CDS encoding ROK family transcriptional regulator, whose translation MSWNQQLVKLNNKSLVLKTIKDHGPLSRADISQRLGLTKGTVSSLVNELLTDHFCYETGPGESSGGRRPVMLLFNQTSGYSIGIDLGVNYILGVLTDLNGNIVNEQTIFSQTSTFEHTIVTIKKIISNLISRAPVSNYGVVGIGIGVPGIVNKEGEILLAPNLGWKSVNLQAEIEKEFQLPVIIENEANAGAYGEKCFGAGRPFEDIIYISAGIGIGVGFILNNELYRGRNGFSGEMGHMIIQADGKECSCGSRGCWELYASEKVILSEANLLKAITPEHTLEDLLEFATSNNEIANLFEKVGFHLGIGINNIINTFNPEQIIIGNRLAMAREWLEDPLKQVVQNFTLKQHQSDLRITFAELSIYSAALGVSAYVTEDFLRSDIHTQSS comes from the coding sequence ATGAGCTGGAATCAACAACTTGTCAAACTCAATAACAAATCACTTGTACTAAAAACTATTAAAGATCATGGTCCGTTGTCTCGAGCTGATATTTCACAACGGCTAGGTTTAACCAAAGGTACCGTTTCTTCTTTAGTAAATGAATTACTAACAGACCACTTTTGTTACGAAACCGGACCAGGCGAGTCTAGTGGTGGGAGACGTCCTGTCATGTTGTTATTTAATCAAACATCAGGATATTCAATCGGGATTGATCTAGGAGTTAATTATATTCTCGGAGTGCTAACTGACCTAAATGGCAACATCGTCAACGAACAAACTATTTTTTCTCAAACGAGTACGTTTGAACATACAATAGTAACTATAAAAAAAATCATTAGCAATCTCATCTCCCGAGCACCAGTAAGCAACTACGGTGTCGTGGGCATTGGTATTGGTGTACCAGGTATTGTCAATAAAGAAGGTGAAATTCTACTTGCACCTAACTTAGGTTGGAAGAGCGTTAACCTCCAGGCTGAAATAGAAAAAGAGTTTCAATTACCTGTAATTATTGAAAACGAGGCTAACGCTGGAGCCTATGGTGAGAAATGTTTTGGAGCAGGCCGTCCATTTGAAGACATCATCTATATCAGTGCCGGTATTGGGATCGGTGTAGGATTTATCTTAAACAATGAACTATATCGTGGAAGAAATGGCTTTTCAGGTGAAATGGGGCATATGATAATCCAAGCAGACGGAAAAGAATGTAGCTGTGGTAGCAGAGGATGCTGGGAGCTTTATGCCTCTGAAAAGGTAATTTTAAGTGAAGCTAACTTGTTAAAAGCCATAACACCCGAGCATACGTTAGAAGACTTACTTGAGTTTGCTACTTCTAATAATGAAATAGCTAATCTTTTTGAAAAAGTGGGGTTCCATTTAGGGATTGGCATTAATAACATTATTAACACGTTTAATCCTGAGCAAATCATTATCGGAAATCGTCTCGCTATGGCAAGAGAATGGCTGGAAGATCCATTAAAACAGGTGGTTCAAAACTTTACTTTAAAACAACATCAAAGCGATTTAAGAATAACATTCGCTGAGTTATCTATTTATTCAGCTGCACTCGGTGTTTCTGCGTATGTTACAGAAGACTTTCTTAGGTCTGACATTCATACACAGTCCAGCTAA
- a CDS encoding SGNH/GDSL hydrolase family protein, with amino-acid sequence MKLKEGQTLLFIGDSITDCDRAKPHGEGLFGAYGNGYVSLVQAFLQATYPNLRIRVVNKGISGNTVRDLKNRWQEDVLAYKPEWLSVMIGINDVWRQFDVPHIKEKHVYLDEYKETLRILVQETRPLVEGMVLMTPYFIENNEQDPMRQMMDQYGDIVKQISDEFNCIFVNTQAVFNKILGDLHSSALAWDRVHPTPTGHMLLAREFLTEIGFDWSK; translated from the coding sequence ATGAAGCTTAAAGAAGGACAAACATTATTGTTTATTGGAGACTCAATTACAGATTGTGACCGTGCAAAACCTCATGGAGAAGGGTTGTTTGGTGCCTATGGAAATGGCTATGTTTCACTTGTTCAAGCATTTTTGCAGGCGACGTACCCAAACTTAAGAATTCGAGTGGTGAATAAAGGAATTAGCGGTAACACCGTTCGGGACTTAAAAAATAGATGGCAGGAAGATGTTCTGGCCTATAAACCAGAATGGCTATCAGTGATGATTGGGATTAATGATGTATGGCGCCAGTTTGACGTTCCTCATATAAAAGAGAAGCATGTGTATCTAGATGAATACAAAGAGACTCTTAGAATTCTAGTTCAGGAAACAAGACCGCTGGTAGAAGGTATGGTATTGATGACTCCTTATTTTATTGAGAATAACGAGCAAGATCCAATGCGTCAGATGATGGACCAGTATGGAGATATTGTAAAACAGATTTCCGACGAATTTAATTGTATTTTCGTTAATACCCAAGCTGTGTTTAATAAAATTCTGGGGGATCTACATTCATCTGCACTTGCATGGGATCGAGTCCACCCAACACCAACTGGACATATGCTCCTAGCAAGAGAATTTCTCACCGAAATAGGTTTTGATTGGTCAAAATAA
- a CDS encoding polysaccharide deacetylase family protein: MIHEVNTEQKMIAFTFDDGPNPVYTPQVLEIFQAVEGKATFYMIGEQMQKHPEIVRLVIDQGHEIGNHTFTHPMLTKLSLAESEAELKQADEIIFAMTGGKPTTFRPPYFDFNDEILSFSSSLGYSTIGALNPDALDWEQPGVNHIFEKSKNHCRNGSILLFHDGFGDRSETIEAVRKLVNELTEEGYQLVTVSELLQNANDN; the protein is encoded by the coding sequence ATTATTCATGAAGTAAATACGGAACAAAAAATGATAGCGTTTACATTTGATGATGGACCTAACCCGGTTTACACCCCTCAGGTTTTAGAGATTTTCCAAGCGGTCGAAGGCAAAGCGACATTTTATATGATAGGGGAACAGATGCAAAAGCACCCTGAAATTGTCCGATTGGTTATCGATCAAGGCCATGAAATTGGTAACCATACGTTTACACATCCGATGTTAACAAAGTTAAGCTTAGCTGAAAGTGAAGCTGAATTGAAACAAGCGGACGAAATTATTTTTGCTATGACGGGGGGAAAACCAACAACCTTTCGCCCACCGTACTTTGATTTTAATGATGAAATTCTCTCTTTTAGTTCGTCTTTAGGTTACAGTACGATCGGTGCACTAAATCCAGATGCACTCGATTGGGAGCAACCAGGAGTTAATCATATTTTTGAAAAAAGTAAGAACCATTGTAGAAATGGTAGCATCCTGTTATTCCATGATGGGTTCGGAGATCGTTCAGAAACGATAGAAGCTGTAAGGAAACTAGTAAATGAGTTGACAGAAGAAGGCTATCAGCTTGTAACAGTGAGCGAATTATTGCAAAACGCTAATGATAACTAG
- a CDS encoding MATE family efflux transporter: MEKSNVKKLTLFAITWPIFIESMLHMMLRTADTFMLSKVSDEAVAAVGVANQIVMFMFFLFNFVSVGAAVVIAQYLGAKKYGEIHKFSANAISLNFLFGIIISIVITVFSTPYLNLFNLEPELFSEAKIYMLIVGGALFLQALMLTVSAIIQAHGHTKYTMYVSVGMNVLNITGNYLFIFGALGFPQLGVTGVAISTVVSQFLGLIVNFLILFKKVNIQISLKELVTWQKHRVKQLLSIGVPSAIGQITYAASQVVTTGFIAILGAQILSTRIYTLNILYFVMVLSISLGRGTQIIVGHMIGAGEKEKAYQEAFKSLKLSMLLTLGVTTIIFFFREQLLGLFTSNPEIIMTGAVLLVMGFMLEPGRCLNIVLGQALQAAGDAKFLMMTTIIVIWGFIVPLYYFTGIYLGYGLIGIWIIFILDEWIRGVLLWARWRSKKWESKALVGKEKQQAG; the protein is encoded by the coding sequence ATGGAAAAAAGTAATGTCAAAAAGCTCACGCTATTTGCAATCACCTGGCCAATATTTATTGAATCTATGTTACACATGATGTTAAGAACGGCAGATACTTTTATGTTAAGTAAAGTATCTGATGAGGCAGTAGCTGCAGTTGGAGTTGCCAATCAAATTGTCATGTTTATGTTCTTTCTTTTCAATTTTGTTTCCGTAGGTGCTGCTGTTGTTATTGCTCAATACCTTGGGGCAAAAAAGTATGGGGAGATCCATAAGTTTTCAGCAAATGCTATATCCCTAAATTTCTTGTTTGGGATAATTATTAGTATAGTAATCACAGTTTTTAGTACTCCTTATTTAAACCTATTTAATTTAGAGCCCGAGTTATTTTCCGAAGCAAAGATATATATGTTAATAGTTGGAGGGGCATTATTCTTACAGGCTTTGATGCTGACGGTGTCCGCGATTATTCAAGCCCACGGACATACAAAATACACGATGTATGTATCAGTAGGAATGAATGTCCTAAATATCACCGGAAACTACTTATTTATCTTTGGAGCATTAGGATTTCCACAGTTAGGGGTAACTGGTGTAGCAATCTCTACGGTAGTAAGTCAGTTTTTAGGACTGATTGTAAACTTTCTCATCCTCTTTAAGAAAGTAAACATTCAAATATCGTTGAAAGAGTTAGTCACCTGGCAAAAACATCGTGTGAAACAACTACTTAGTATTGGTGTTCCGTCTGCGATTGGCCAAATTACTTACGCAGCTAGTCAGGTTGTCACTACAGGTTTTATCGCAATCCTTGGGGCACAAATATTATCAACAAGGATCTATACATTAAATATCTTATACTTTGTCATGGTTCTGTCGATCTCACTTGGAAGAGGTACGCAAATTATTGTCGGGCATATGATTGGTGCAGGTGAGAAAGAAAAAGCCTACCAAGAAGCATTCAAGAGTTTAAAGTTAAGTATGTTGCTCACACTTGGGGTTACAACAATCATCTTTTTCTTTAGAGAACAACTATTAGGGCTATTTACCTCTAATCCTGAAATTATAATGACTGGTGCCGTTCTGCTAGTTATGGGTTTTATGTTAGAGCCAGGACGATGTCTAAACATCGTCCTTGGGCAAGCGCTTCAAGCAGCGGGAGATGCGAAGTTCTTAATGATGACAACAATAATCGTGATCTGGGGGTTCATTGTTCCTCTTTATTACTTTACTGGAATTTACTTAGGCTACGGATTGATTGGTATTTGGATCATATTTATTTTAGACGAATGGATTCGAGGTGTCCTACTTTGGGCACGTTGGCGCTCAAAGAAATGGGAGTCAAAAGCTTTAGTTGGCAAGGAGAAACAACAGGCAGGGTAA
- a CDS encoding glycoside hydrolase family 9 protein, whose translation MIEKISIKVNQVGYPLHERKAAVFVNYQGSFEVIEEESGKVVYSFETGPLVSDRISGSTVSYGEFSRLTQTGRYYIRANEEFSSRFEVKEKPFDELHQSLLKAFYFYRCGADLPEEFAGEWTHKACHTKPGIVYSEPSRKLDCNGGWHDAGDYGKYVVPGAKAVADLFLAYELFPTAFQNAIPIPETDNKTPDVLLECRYELEWLLKMQDTHTGGVFHKLTTLEFPGLDVMPENDLGDLYLSPISATATGCFAAIMAHAARVYQSYDQVFANRCLEAALLSWGWLQANPKVSGFNNPKEIVTGEYGDEVDIDERYWAAAELYRTTGQDQFHQEFLMLAKENFPKYSLGWADVGGYGTIAYLLHEIENGNCEVYQELAEGLLKHADELVKKSNNDGYFISLQENEYIWGSNMEVMNNGMILLIAELVSGKSSYSSCALDHVHYLLGRNVLDISYVTGHGSKRVLHPHHRPSVGDHVADPIPGLVIGGPNSGLQDECAKEHLKGMPPARCFIDHQDSYSTNEVTIYWNSPAVFVVSRWV comes from the coding sequence ATGATTGAAAAGATATCAATTAAAGTTAATCAAGTTGGATATCCATTACATGAAAGAAAAGCTGCTGTTTTTGTTAATTATCAGGGAAGCTTTGAAGTGATTGAAGAGGAATCGGGGAAGGTTGTTTATTCTTTTGAAACTGGACCACTAGTATCAGATAGGATAAGTGGAAGTACCGTTAGTTACGGTGAGTTTTCTCGGCTTACTCAAACAGGCCGTTACTATATTAGAGCCAATGAGGAATTTTCTAGTCGTTTTGAGGTCAAGGAAAAGCCATTTGATGAGCTTCATCAGAGTTTGTTGAAAGCGTTTTATTTTTATCGTTGTGGAGCTGACTTACCAGAAGAATTTGCGGGTGAGTGGACACATAAGGCATGCCATACAAAACCTGGGATTGTTTATTCTGAACCGTCAAGAAAACTAGATTGTAATGGTGGGTGGCATGATGCTGGAGATTATGGAAAATATGTAGTGCCGGGTGCCAAGGCGGTTGCTGATTTATTCTTAGCCTATGAACTATTTCCTACTGCATTTCAAAACGCTATCCCGATACCAGAAACCGATAACAAAACCCCGGATGTCTTACTTGAGTGTCGCTATGAACTTGAGTGGTTACTAAAGATGCAGGATACTCACACGGGAGGTGTGTTTCATAAACTCACAACGTTAGAGTTTCCTGGGTTAGATGTCATGCCAGAAAATGATTTAGGAGATTTATACCTATCACCAATCTCTGCAACAGCCACGGGGTGTTTTGCAGCAATTATGGCTCACGCAGCTCGCGTATACCAATCATATGATCAGGTTTTTGCAAACCGTTGCTTAGAAGCAGCCCTACTGAGCTGGGGGTGGCTTCAAGCAAATCCGAAAGTGTCTGGCTTTAATAATCCAAAAGAGATCGTAACTGGAGAATATGGCGATGAGGTAGATATTGATGAGAGGTACTGGGCAGCAGCTGAATTGTATCGTACAACTGGTCAAGATCAGTTTCATCAGGAATTTCTCATGTTAGCTAAAGAGAATTTTCCGAAGTATTCTCTTGGTTGGGCTGACGTAGGTGGGTATGGAACGATTGCCTACCTTTTACATGAAATAGAAAATGGGAATTGTGAGGTTTATCAGGAATTGGCAGAAGGGTTGCTAAAACACGCTGATGAGTTAGTTAAAAAGAGTAATAATGACGGTTATTTCATTTCCCTACAAGAAAACGAGTATATTTGGGGAAGTAATATGGAAGTAATGAATAATGGTATGATCTTGTTAATTGCCGAACTTGTTAGTGGAAAGAGCAGTTATTCATCATGTGCTTTAGATCATGTGCATTATCTATTAGGACGAAACGTTCTTGATATTAGCTATGTTACAGGACATGGGTCAAAACGAGTTCTTCATCCACATCATCGTCCTTCAGTTGGTGATCATGTTGCTGATCCAATACCTGGACTTGTCATTGGAGGTCCAAACAGTGGTTTGCAGGATGAATGTGCCAAAGAGCATTTAAAAGGAATGCCACCGGCCCGTTGCTTTATTGATCATCAGGACAGTTATTCAACGAATGAAGTGACGATTTACTGGAATTCGCCAGCCGTCTTTGTTGTTTCAAGATGGGTTTAA
- a CDS encoding Gfo/Idh/MocA family protein yields MRKIRWGVLSTANIAQKEVIPALQRATNAEVVAIASLSNRAKEVASQYHIPKAYDTYEELLKDPTIDAVYIPLPNHLHKVWTIEAAKSGKHVLCEKPASLTAEETEEMISACQEHGVRFMEAFMYQFHPQHERVRELIKNGEIGSVKLMRASFSFYLADFKENIRMNPAMGGGSIYDVGCYGIHAIRYVLQEEPKELQIHANINSEHQVDTSAVGYMKMESGIVATFDASFEMTYRAEYEVIGTKGSIKVPRAFRPDIDDGIGLVIVQNEHGVKEEIISGDIYRLQVEHFSQTILENNEPSYSPENTIQNMRVLDACYQSLKTGGKITL; encoded by the coding sequence ATGAGGAAAATTCGTTGGGGAGTATTGAGTACAGCAAATATAGCACAGAAAGAAGTAATTCCAGCACTGCAACGGGCAACAAATGCTGAAGTAGTTGCTATTGCCAGTTTAAGTAATAGAGCCAAAGAAGTTGCAAGTCAATATCATATTCCAAAAGCATATGACACCTATGAAGAGCTGCTCAAAGATCCTACTATTGACGCAGTTTATATTCCTTTACCAAATCACTTACATAAGGTATGGACGATCGAAGCTGCAAAGTCTGGTAAGCATGTCTTATGTGAAAAGCCTGCTTCACTGACAGCAGAGGAAACAGAGGAGATGATATCTGCTTGTCAGGAGCACGGTGTAAGATTTATGGAGGCTTTTATGTACCAATTTCACCCTCAGCACGAACGAGTTCGAGAGCTGATTAAGAACGGTGAAATAGGAAGTGTAAAGCTAATGCGTGCCAGTTTCTCATTTTACTTAGCAGACTTTAAGGAAAATATTAGAATGAACCCAGCGATGGGTGGGGGAAGTATTTATGATGTTGGTTGTTATGGAATCCATGCGATCAGATATGTGCTACAGGAGGAACCAAAAGAATTACAGATACATGCAAATATAAATTCTGAGCATCAGGTAGACACATCTGCGGTAGGATACATGAAAATGGAAAGTGGAATTGTTGCTACGTTTGACGCTAGCTTTGAAATGACCTATCGAGCGGAATATGAAGTTATTGGAACCAAGGGATCGATAAAGGTTCCACGAGCCTTTCGACCAGATATTGACGATGGCATAGGATTAGTCATTGTTCAAAATGAACATGGAGTAAAAGAAGAAATAATATCAGGTGATATTTACCGCTTACAAGTGGAACATTTCTCACAAACGATACTTGAAAATAATGAACCATCTTATTCACCAGAGAACACCATTCAAAATATGCGCGTGCTAGATGCGTGTTACCAATCGCTTAAAACCGGTGGTAAGATAACTTTGTAG
- a CDS encoding phosphatase PAP2 family protein, which yields MKHKSIWRFLTFLTLLILSFALLTYFVRNKHTTAFDELLLKKVKAMEAPFVTTIMKGFGFIGATLPVIVISIILLIILYRLHKNRSEVYLFIIVLLGSTAFNVLVKTLIKRKRPISDLIIESGYSYPSGHTVGAVSLYGIITFLFWRKLETTQGRVSLIFFSVIMIMIMGFSRIYLGVHYPTDILGAYLLSGIWLYLTIWIYQLIMERRANESTKTKE from the coding sequence ATGAAACATAAATCAATTTGGCGTTTTTTAACTTTCCTGACTTTATTAATACTTTCGTTTGCTTTACTTACTTATTTTGTTAGAAATAAGCATACAACTGCTTTTGATGAACTACTATTGAAAAAAGTAAAAGCAATGGAGGCCCCTTTCGTAACGACAATTATGAAAGGGTTTGGATTTATCGGTGCGACACTTCCAGTTATTGTTATTTCAATAATACTTCTTATCATCCTATATCGCCTTCATAAAAACCGCAGTGAGGTTTATTTATTTATCATTGTGTTACTTGGCTCAACAGCATTTAATGTTTTAGTGAAAACCTTAATAAAGAGAAAACGTCCTATTTCAGATTTAATTATCGAATCAGGATATAGTTATCCTAGTGGACATACAGTAGGAGCCGTGTCACTCTATGGAATTATAACCTTTTTGTTTTGGAGAAAATTAGAGACCACGCAAGGAAGAGTTTCCCTGATTTTCTTTTCAGTGATCATGATAATGATTATGGGATTTAGTCGGATTTATTTAGGGGTTCATTATCCGACAGACATTTTGGGGGCATATCTCTTAAGCGGGATATGGTTATATTTGACGATTTGGATCTACCAGCTCATTATGGAGAGAAGGGCAAATGAAAGTACAAAAACTAAGGAATGA
- a CDS encoding metallophosphoesterase produces the protein MIIAFLFIYFLLAFYVSYNGWVWLKNTYSFSYKKTYFITMFFVSISFFLSQFIHFQLLTWIGYLWLVIFGYGLLLFPILNLIYYLNKKRGLKWFGYSMVAFYLFVFSYGSYNMWSPVVVSYDIELKKETDIDELKILMVSDIHISETIGNRFINRLINLSNQVEPDIIFLAGDVLDNSIDPYLKHNIGETLAGLTAPMGVYAVLGNHEYYGNDIPIFIREMNEINVTVLVDEVYNFNDLFYIVGRKDYSDLERQEIALLTNDLEKDKPIFLIDHQPREFDEVSAAGVDLMVSGHTHKGQLFPGNLITNAIYENHHGYLLKDELHTIVSSGYGIWGPPFRIGSRSEVIEINISFVE, from the coding sequence ATGATTATTGCTTTTCTGTTCATTTATTTTCTACTAGCTTTTTACGTTTCTTATAATGGATGGGTTTGGCTAAAAAATACGTATAGTTTCTCTTATAAGAAAACCTATTTTATCACGATGTTTTTTGTGTCGATCTCATTCTTTTTAAGTCAGTTTATCCATTTTCAATTACTCACTTGGATTGGATACCTTTGGCTTGTTATTTTTGGCTATGGGTTACTTTTATTTCCTATCCTCAATCTCATTTACTATTTAAATAAAAAAAGGGGCTTAAAATGGTTTGGGTACAGTATGGTTGCTTTCTATCTATTTGTGTTCAGCTATGGATCTTATAACATGTGGAGCCCTGTTGTTGTTAGTTACGACATTGAACTGAAAAAAGAGACAGACATTGATGAGTTAAAGATCTTGATGGTCTCTGATATTCATATAAGTGAAACCATCGGGAATCGGTTTATTAACCGTTTAATTAACCTCTCAAACCAAGTAGAACCAGATATTATTTTCTTGGCTGGTGATGTACTAGATAACAGTATCGACCCTTATTTAAAACATAATATTGGCGAAACTCTAGCTGGATTAACCGCACCAATGGGCGTTTATGCTGTCCTAGGAAATCATGAGTATTACGGAAATGACATTCCGATCTTTATCCGAGAAATGAATGAAATTAATGTAACTGTCTTAGTAGATGAGGTGTATAATTTTAACGATCTATTTTACATTGTTGGGCGAAAAGATTATTCTGACCTTGAAAGACAAGAGATTGCTTTATTGACAAATGATTTAGAAAAGGACAAGCCAATATTTTTAATTGATCATCAGCCAAGGGAGTTTGATGAAGTAAGTGCTGCTGGAGTCGATCTAATGGTTTCTGGCCACACACATAAAGGCCAGTTGTTTCCAGGCAACCTAATCACAAATGCAATCTATGAAAACCATCATGGATATTTATTAAAAGATGAACTACACACTATAGTTTCATCAGGCTATGGCATATGGGGACCACCGTTTCGCATTGGTAGTAGATCAGAGGTAATTGAGATAAATATTAGCTTTGTAGAATAA